One segment of Pangasianodon hypophthalmus isolate fPanHyp1 chromosome 10, fPanHyp1.pri, whole genome shotgun sequence DNA contains the following:
- the tbc1d12a gene encoding uncharacterized protein tbc1d12a, which produces MEMDREDGTEFVLSFGVDVNENRAEGCKTHTLHPVAQTQCAHRNTGFNSGPKCTVNSGENRVTSEEPEINGFPEPGGVIELSLEPKDGESNPDTSGHIWASDREINPNLTQNRNRNCPDGHLTTSGLINSANGEEVHRWGFHANPSVSEGTEDIEGSNGSLITSGETSDTRRTHSSWFISDETASVHGSNGPLTASGNINTLDGRAADVWEFHASGFVIGESSGNQTTSAETSGANISLAVTGEAASVGETNGNLTTCGTINTSDGEDADIWEFHASPVVIGETVSTVETSGNQTTSGEITDTRWTSVNPNAESIRGTNAIPTTSGACASMTASEETTNSWRTKIHLIVAGEMEDIGGTDGDLTASGERHGTVVTEETSQTPETNTSPRVADEMVDIGGTSASLSTSGETAGTRRTGASPVVAEEMSGTCENNTSFSVAGETVSIGGNHANLTSSGGTAGTGRTNPGPVVAGIRSSLTTCGNVRTLDVKTAGTVTGEPVSMRETGVSQAGAGPMDTLPLVDRVLHRDQISGNPQLGNDATKAEFASWENPGVRKCLSSCCTELEMKILNGDVNCGEFQIQHEGTFTNEALDKGVRVGNCGYLVINRRTISGTSSIPVYSVREPWNAVERHQEVRSTSDLGPETISKLSIANVNEEVSTQEIDVDFGDGVGVARPRTLRTNPGQAVSLSCDSTPLNDDNAGYFVDVGDMDVIMNSLELGRRQSAPDKLQESECVDPEPSAEQTVNKRHGFTDFLTRSLFSWKPKESKATAAASGWRLFGKISPKENSGDSRIPQQPEPVRRKNLEFEPLSTTGLILEDRPANLPAKSEEEAQRHRQQYNEMMAGAKRRELKEAQRKKKQMKERHRQEESIARAVVVWNTEILPNWENMRNTRRVRELWWQGLPPSIRGKIWSLAIGNELNITPELYEIFLSRAKEKWRSFNETGSLSENEDCGVDKESSLDLIKLDIFRTFPSLYIFQKGGPYHDVLHNVLGAYTCYRPDVGYVQGMSFIAAVLILNLEEADAFIAFANLLNKPCQMAFFRVDHDLMLKYFAAFEVFFEENLPKLFQHFHSNSLTPDFYLIDWIFTLYSKPLPLDVACRVWDLFCRDGEEALFRTALGILRLYQDVLLQMDFIHSAQFLSRLPQNTPAHTLFTCIANTHMLSNNRRWNQVFSALMKDGPKEADKTGSPALRS; this is translated from the exons ATGGAGATGGACCGAGAGGACGGTACCGAGTTCGTCCTGTCTTTCGGCGTGGATGTGAATGAAAACCGAGCTGAAgggtgtaaaacacacacactccatcctGTGGCTCAGACTCAGTGTGCTCACAGGAACACTGGGTTTAATTCAGGTCCAAAATGTACTGTTAACTCAGGAGAAAACCGGGTCACTTCTGAAGAACCTGAGATCAACGGGTTTCCAGAACCTGGTGGTGTGATTGAGCTGAGTCTGGAACCAAAGGATGGGGAATCCAACCCAGACACATCTGGACACATCTGGGCATCAGATAGAGAAATCAATCCCAACCTAACTCAAAACAGAAATCGTAATTGTCCTGATGGTCACCTGACAACATCTGGACTCATAAACTCAGCAAACGGAGAAGAAGTGCATCGTTGGGGGTTCCACGCCAACCCAAGTGTAAGTGAAGGAACAGAAGATATTGAGGGAAGCAATGGCAGTCTGATCACATCTGGAGAAACATCAGATACTAGAAGAACCCACTCCAGCTGGTTTATATCTGACGAAACAGCTAGTGTTCATGGAAGCAATGGACCTCTGACTGCATCTGGAAACATAAACACATTAGATGGAAGAGCTGCAGATGTTTGGGAATTCCATGCCAGTGGTTTTGTGATTGGAGAATCCAGTGGCAATCAGACCACATCTGCAGAAACATCAGGTGCCAACATAAGCTTGGCTGTAACTGGAGAGGCAGCTAGCGTTGGTGAAACCAATGGCAATCTGACGACGTGTGGAACCATAAACACATCGGATGGAGAAGATGCAGATATTTGGGAATTTCATGCCAGTCCAGTTGTGATTGGAGAAACTGTTAGTACTGTAGAAACCAGTGGTAATCAGACAACATCTGGAGAAATAACGGATACCAGATGGACCAGTGTAAACCCAAATGCAGAAAGTATTAGAGGAACCAATGCTATTCCTACCACATCTGGAGCCTGTGCCAGCATGACTGCATCTGAAGAAACAACCAACTCCTGGAGAACCAAGATACACCTGATTGTAGCTGGAGAAATGGAAGATATCGGAGGAACCGATGGCGATTTGACTGCATCTGGTGAAAGACATGGTACGGTTGTCACAGAGGAAACCTCACAAACTCCTGAAACCAACACTAGTCCAAGGGTAGCTGATGAAATGGTGGATATTGGAGGAACCAGTGCTAGTTTGTCCACATCTGGAGAAACAGCAGGTACCAGGAGAACCGGTGCTAGCCCAGTTGTTGCAGAAGAAATGTCAGGAACCTGTGAAAACAACACCAGTTTCAGTGTAGCTGGAGAAACTGTGAGTATTGGAGGAAATCATGCCAATCTAACCTCGTCTGGAGGGACAGCAGGTACTGGGAGAACCAATCCTGGTCCGGTTGTAGCTGGAATTCGTAGCAGTCTGACCACATGCGGAAACGTAAGAACATTAGATGTCAAAACAGCGGGTACAGTAACTGGAGAACCCGTGAGCATGAGGGAAACCGGTGTGAGCCAAGCAGGAGCTGGACCCATGGACACACTGCCACTTGTGGACAGAGTGTTACATCGGGATCAGATTTCTGGGAATCCTCAGCTGGGGAATGATGCGACCAAAGCCGAGTTTGCCAGCTGGGAAAATCCAGGTGTCAGGAAGTGTCTGAGTTCCTGCTGCACGGAATTAGAGATGAAAATACTCAATGGAGATGTGAACTGTGGCGAATTTCAGATTCAACATGAAGGAACCTTTACAAACGAAGCTCTAGATAAAGGTGTCAGGGTGGGAAATTGCGGATATTTAGTTATAAACCGAAGGACCATTTCGGGAACTTCATCCATCCCCGTTTATTCCGTCAGGGAACCTTGGAACGCCGTAGAACGGCACCAGGAAGTGAGAAGCACCTCAGATCTTGGACCAGAAACCATCTCAAAACTTTCTATAGCTAACGTTAATGAAGAAGTGAGCACCCAGGAGATTGATGTAGACTTCGGCGACGGTGTCGGTGTGGCGAGACCGCGGACTCTGAGGACTAATCCCGGGCAGGCGGTATCGCTCAGCTGTGACTCCACCCCCCTGAACGACGATAACGCTGGTTATTTCGTAGACGTTGGAGACATGGATGTTATTATGAACAGCTTGGAGCTCGGCCGTCGACAGAGTGCTCCTGATAAACTTCAGGAGAGCGAGTGCGTCGATCCTGAACCTTCAGCCGAGCAGACGGTGAACAAGAGGCACGGTTTCACCGACTTCCTTACGAG AAGTCTGTTTTCCTGGAAGCCCAAAGAGTCGAAGGCCACGGCAGCTGCTTCAGGATGGAGATTATTTGGGAAAATTTCTCCCAAGGAAAATTCCGGAGACTCCCGAATCCCACAGCAG cctgagCCAGTGAGACGTAAGAATCTGGAGTTTGAGCCTCTGTCCACCACGGGGCTCATTCTGGAAGACAGACCTGC GAACCTGCCGGCCAAGTCAGAGGAAGAAGCTCAGAGACACAGACAGCAGTACAACGAGATGATGGCAGGAGCCAAGAGGAGGG AGCTGAAGGAGGCTCAGCGTAAGAAGAAGCAGATGAAGGAGAGACACCGGCAGGAGGAGAGCATCGCTCGCGCTGTGGTGGTCTGGAACACGGAGATCCTGCCCaactgggagaacat GAGGAACACGCGGCGTGTGCGGGAGTTGTGGTGGCAGGGTCTCCCACCGAGCATACGCGGCAAAATCTGGAGCCTCGCCATCGGAAACGAGCTCAACATCACCCCCG aacTGTATGAAATCTTCCTGTCTCGAGCTAAAGAGAAGTGGCGCAGTTTCAACGAGACGGGTTCGCTCAGTGAGAACGAAG ATTGTGGCGTAGATAAGGAGTCGAGTTTGGACCTGATTAAGCTGGACATTTTCAGGACTTTCCCTTCGCTCTATATATTCCAGAAG GGTGGACCGTATCACGATGTTTTGCACAACGTCTTGGGCGCGTACACGTGTTACAGACCTGACGTAGGATAC gtgcAGGGAATGTCCTTCATAGCTGCTGTTCTTATTCTGAACCTCGAGGAAGCCGACGCCTTTATTGCCTTTGCTAACCTTCTCAACAAACCATGTCAAATGGCCTTCTTCAGGGTGGACCACGAcctg ATGCTGAAGTATTTTGCTGCGTTTGAGGTTTTCTTCGAGGAGAATCTGCCTAAATTATTCCAGCACTTTCACAGCAACAGTCTGACTCCAGACTTTTACCTCATAGACTG gATCTTCACGCTGTACAGTAAGCCGTTGCCGCTGGACGTGGCGTGTCGCGTGTGGGATTTGTTTTGCCGTGACGGAGAGGAAGCTCTGTTCCGCACGGCGCTGGGAATCCTGCGCCTTTATCAGGACGTCCTGCTGCAGATGGACTTCATCCACAGCGCCCAGTTCCTGTCCCGCCTCCCGCAGAACACCCcggcacacacactcttcacctgCATcgccaacacacacatgctcagcaACAACCGCCGCTGGAACCAG GTTTTTTCAGCTCTGATGAAAGATGGACCTAAAGAAGCTGATAAAACAGGAAGTCCTGCATTAAGAAGCTAA